A genomic window from Pecten maximus chromosome 2, xPecMax1.1, whole genome shotgun sequence includes:
- the LOC117344346 gene encoding spectrin alpha chain-like, which produces MLTIIPGLYTVILLNVLLIRSGVSEDALMFKHFDKDKSGMLDHQEFKSCLRALGYDLPVVEEGEVDPEFQAILDMVDPNRDGQVSLQEYMAFMISRETENVQSRSDRPSKL; this is translated from the exons ATGTTGACAATTATTCCAGGCCTTTACACTGTGATTCTGCTGAATGTGTTACT GATCAGAAGTGGAGTATCGGAGGACGCTCTGATGTTTAA ACACTTTGACAAGGACAAGTCTGGTATGCTGGACCACCAGGAGTTCAAGTCTTGTCTGCGAGCCCTGGGGTATGATCTTCCAGTCGTAGAAGAGGGGGAGGTTGATCCAGAGTTCCAAGCCATTCTGGATATGGTTGATCCCAACAG AGATGGCCAGGTTTCCCTACAAGAGTATATGGCGTTTATGATAAGTCGTGAGACAGAGAACGTCCAATCTCGCTCGGACAGGCCTTCCAAGCTCTAA